One part of the Streptomyces sp. AM 2-1-1 genome encodes these proteins:
- the uvrC gene encoding excinuclease ABC subunit UvrC encodes MADPSSYRPKPGQIPDSPGVYKFRDEHRRVIYVGKAKNLRQRLANYFQDLAGLHPRTRTMVTTAASVEWTVVSTEVEALQLEYSWIKEFDPRFNVKYRDDKSYPYLAVTLDEEFPRVQVMRGAKKKGVRYFGPYGHAWAIRETVDLMLRVFPVRTCSAGVFKNAARTGRPCLLGYIGKCSAPCVGRVSPEEHRELAEEFCDFMAGRTGSYMRRLEKEMMIAAEDMEYERAARLRDDLGALRRAMEKSAVVLADATDADLIAVAEDELEAAVQIFHVRGGRVRGQRGWVTDKVEAVDTSGLVEHALQQLYGEETGDSVPKEVLVPALPEDPDAVSEWLAHRRGSQVSLRIPQRGDKKDLMATVQRNAQQALGLHKTKRASDLTTRSRALEEIAEALGLDTAPLRIECYDISHLQGDDVVASMVVFEDGLARKSEYRRFQIKGFEGQDDVRSMHEVIGRRFRRYLQEKERLGEWEETPAATGEVAGPAPLPPGSAPAGAHEGTPAGAQAGALADAPDETEPREDDGRPKRFAYPPQLVVVDGGQPQVAAAKRALDELGIDDIAVCGLAKRLEEVWLPDDDDPVVLPRSSEGLYLLQRVRDEAHRFAITYQRAKRAKRVRSSPLDSVPGLGEGRKLALLKHFGSVKKLRQATIEEICEVPGIGRRTAESVAAALAAATPAAPAVNTATGEIMEDDDGDTP; translated from the coding sequence ATGGCAGACCCCTCCAGCTACCGCCCCAAGCCGGGACAGATCCCCGACTCCCCGGGGGTCTACAAGTTCCGCGACGAGCACCGCCGGGTGATCTACGTCGGCAAGGCGAAGAACCTCCGCCAGCGCCTGGCCAACTACTTCCAGGACCTGGCGGGCCTCCACCCGCGCACCCGCACCATGGTGACCACGGCCGCCTCCGTGGAGTGGACGGTCGTCTCCACCGAGGTCGAGGCACTCCAGCTGGAGTACTCCTGGATCAAGGAGTTCGACCCGCGGTTCAACGTCAAGTACCGCGACGACAAGAGCTATCCCTACCTCGCGGTCACCCTCGACGAGGAGTTCCCCCGGGTCCAGGTCATGCGCGGCGCCAAGAAGAAGGGCGTGCGCTACTTCGGCCCGTACGGCCACGCCTGGGCGATCCGCGAGACCGTCGACCTGATGCTCCGCGTCTTCCCCGTCCGTACCTGCTCCGCCGGGGTCTTCAAGAACGCCGCCCGCACCGGACGCCCCTGCCTGCTCGGCTACATCGGCAAGTGCTCGGCCCCGTGCGTGGGCCGCGTCAGCCCCGAGGAGCACCGCGAACTCGCCGAGGAATTCTGTGACTTCATGGCCGGGCGCACCGGTTCCTACATGCGCCGGCTGGAGAAGGAGATGATGATCGCGGCCGAGGACATGGAGTACGAGCGGGCCGCCCGGCTCCGGGACGACCTCGGGGCGCTGCGCCGGGCGATGGAGAAGAGCGCGGTCGTCCTCGCCGACGCCACCGACGCCGACCTCATCGCCGTCGCCGAGGACGAACTGGAGGCGGCCGTCCAGATCTTCCACGTGCGCGGCGGCCGGGTCCGCGGCCAGCGCGGCTGGGTCACCGACAAGGTCGAGGCGGTCGACACCTCCGGTCTGGTCGAACACGCCCTCCAGCAGCTCTACGGGGAGGAGACCGGTGACTCCGTACCCAAGGAGGTCCTCGTCCCCGCCCTGCCCGAGGACCCCGACGCGGTCTCCGAATGGCTCGCGCACCGCCGGGGCTCCCAGGTCAGCCTGCGCATCCCGCAGCGCGGTGACAAGAAGGACCTGATGGCGACGGTCCAGCGCAACGCCCAGCAGGCGCTCGGACTGCACAAGACCAAGCGCGCCTCCGACCTGACCACCCGCTCCCGGGCCCTGGAGGAGATCGCCGAGGCGCTCGGCCTCGACACCGCCCCGCTGCGCATCGAGTGCTACGACATCTCCCACCTGCAGGGCGACGACGTCGTCGCGTCGATGGTCGTCTTCGAGGACGGGCTCGCCCGCAAGAGCGAGTACCGCCGCTTCCAGATCAAGGGCTTCGAGGGTCAGGACGACGTCCGGTCGATGCACGAGGTGATCGGCCGCAGGTTCCGCCGCTACCTCCAGGAGAAGGAGCGCCTGGGGGAGTGGGAGGAGACCCCCGCCGCCACCGGTGAAGTGGCCGGCCCCGCACCCCTCCCCCCGGGCAGCGCCCCCGCCGGTGCGCACGAGGGCACCCCCGCCGGTGCACAGGCAGGAGCCCTCGCCGACGCCCCCGACGAGACCGAGCCGCGCGAGGACGACGGCCGCCCCAAGCGGTTCGCCTATCCACCGCAGCTCGTCGTCGTCGACGGGGGGCAGCCCCAGGTGGCCGCGGCGAAGCGGGCCCTCGACGAGCTGGGCATCGACGACATCGCCGTCTGCGGCCTCGCCAAGCGCCTCGAAGAGGTCTGGCTGCCCGACGACGACGATCCCGTGGTGCTGCCCCGCTCCAGCGAGGGCCTCTACCTCCTCCAGCGCGTCCGCGACGAGGCCCACCGCTTCGCCATCACCTACCAGCGGGCCAAGCGGGCCAAGCGGGTCCGCAGCAGCCCCCTGGACAGCGTCCCCGGCCTCGGCGAGGGCCGGAAACTCGCGCTGCTCAAGCATTTCGGCTCCGTCAAGAAGCTGCGGCAGGCGACAATCGAAGAGATCTGCGAGGTCCCGGGGATAGGGCGCAGGACCGCGGAATCGGTGGCCGCGGCCCTCGCCGCGGCCACCCCGGCCGCGCCCGCCGTGAACACGGCCACAGGAGAGATCATGGAAGACGACGACGGGGACACGCCATGA
- a CDS encoding Rieske (2Fe-2S) protein, which yields MSGSPAARRTVLKGAALVGAAGLGAAACSTESKLGHAQNPTPTAPVDLGAADAVPVGGSKLYREQRLLVTCPAKGEYKAFSAQCTHAGCVLTRIEGTEGHCPCHGSVFDTTTGKVVHGPATVPLPAVPVSAEGGRLVAGHDA from the coding sequence ATGTCCGGCTCGCCCGCCGCCCGTCGCACCGTCCTGAAGGGCGCCGCGCTCGTCGGTGCCGCCGGGCTCGGAGCGGCCGCCTGCTCCACCGAGTCCAAGCTCGGCCACGCGCAGAACCCCACCCCGACCGCGCCGGTGGACCTCGGCGCGGCCGACGCCGTACCGGTCGGCGGGTCGAAGCTCTACCGGGAGCAGCGCCTCCTGGTGACCTGTCCGGCGAAGGGGGAGTACAAGGCCTTCAGCGCCCAGTGCACCCACGCCGGCTGCGTGCTGACCAGGATCGAGGGCACCGAGGGCCACTGCCCCTGCCACGGTTCCGTCTTCGACACCACGACCGGGAAGGTCGTCCACGGCCCGGCCACCGTGCCGCTGCCCGCCGTACCGGTCAGCGCGGAGGGCGGCCGGCTCGTCGCCGGCCACGACGCCTGA
- the uvrA gene encoding excinuclease ABC subunit UvrA, producing the protein MADRLIVRGAREHNLKNVSLDLPRDSLIVFTGLSGSGKSSLAFDTIFAEGQRRYVESLSSYARQFLGQMDKPDVDFIEGLSPAVSIDQKSTSRNPRSTVGTITEVYDYLRLLFARIGKPHCPECRRPISRQSPQAIVDKVLGLPEGSRFQVLSPLVRERKGEFVDLFADLQTKGYSRARVDGATIQLSEPPTLKKQEKHTIEVVIDRLTVKDSAKRRLTDSVETALGLSGGMVVLDFVDLPEEDPERERMYSEHLYCPYDDLSFEELEPRSFSFNSPFGACPDCSGIGTRMEVDAELVVPDEDKSLDEGAIHPWSHGHTKEYFGRLIGALAEALGFRTDIPWAGLPQRAKKALLHGHKIKTEVRYRNRYGRERAYTTPSFEGAVQFVKRRHSEAESDSSRERFEGYMREVPCPTCEGTRLKPIVLAVTVMEKSIAEVAAMSISDCAEFLSRLKLDARDKKIAERVLKEVNERLRFLVDVGLDYLSLNRAAGTLSGGEAQRIRLATQIGSGLVGVLYVLDEPSIGLHQRDNHRLIETLVRLRDMGNTLIVVEHDEDTIKVADWVVDIGPGAGEHGGKVVHSGSLKELLANKDSITGQYLAGKRAIGVPDVRRPVDPSRRLTVHGARENNLQDIDVSFPLGVLTAVTGVSGSGKSTLVNDILYTHLARELNGAKSVPGRHTRVDGDDLVDKVVHVDQSPIGRTPRSNPATYTGVFDHVRKLFAETMEAKVRGYLPGRFSFNVKGGRCENCSGDGTIKIEMNFLPDVYVPCEVCHGARYNRETLEVHYKGKSIAEVLDMPIEEGLEFFEAVPTIARHLRTLHEVGLGYVRLGQSAPTLSGGEAQRVKLASELQKRSTGRTVYVLDEPTTGLHFEDISKLIKVLSGLVDKGNSVVVIEHNLDVIKTADWVIDMGPEGGNGGGLVVAEGTPEEVAAVPASHTGKFLQDVLDTDRVNEAAAAVPAARKPVRKGAAKAVAAKAGSTRRTATATASAKQPAAKKPAARKATGARKA; encoded by the coding sequence TGCCCCGTGACTCCCTCATCGTCTTCACCGGGCTCTCCGGGTCGGGCAAGTCCTCCCTCGCGTTCGACACGATCTTCGCCGAGGGCCAGCGGCGCTACGTCGAGTCGCTCTCCTCGTACGCCCGGCAGTTCCTCGGTCAGATGGACAAGCCGGACGTCGACTTCATCGAGGGTCTCTCGCCCGCCGTCTCCATCGACCAGAAGTCGACCTCGCGCAACCCGCGCTCGACGGTCGGCACCATCACGGAGGTCTACGACTACCTCCGCCTGCTCTTCGCCCGCATCGGCAAGCCGCACTGCCCCGAGTGCCGGCGGCCGATCTCCCGCCAGTCGCCGCAGGCGATCGTGGACAAGGTCCTCGGCCTGCCCGAGGGCAGCCGCTTCCAGGTGCTCTCCCCGCTGGTGCGCGAGCGCAAGGGCGAGTTCGTCGACCTCTTCGCCGACCTCCAGACCAAGGGATACAGCCGCGCCCGGGTCGACGGTGCCACCATCCAGCTCTCCGAGCCCCCCACGCTGAAGAAGCAGGAGAAGCACACCATCGAGGTGGTCATCGACCGCCTCACGGTGAAGGACAGCGCCAAGCGGCGGCTGACCGACTCGGTGGAGACGGCCCTCGGCCTCTCCGGCGGCATGGTCGTGCTCGACTTCGTCGACCTCCCCGAGGAGGACCCCGAGCGCGAGCGGATGTACTCCGAGCACCTCTACTGCCCCTACGACGACCTCTCCTTCGAGGAGCTGGAGCCCCGCTCCTTCTCCTTCAACTCGCCCTTCGGCGCCTGTCCCGACTGCTCCGGCATCGGTACCCGTATGGAGGTCGACGCCGAGCTGGTCGTCCCGGACGAGGACAAGAGCCTCGACGAGGGGGCCATCCACCCCTGGTCGCACGGCCACACCAAGGAGTACTTCGGCCGTCTGATCGGTGCGCTCGCCGAGGCCCTCGGCTTCCGTACGGACATTCCGTGGGCCGGACTGCCGCAGCGCGCCAAGAAGGCCCTGCTCCACGGCCACAAGATCAAGACCGAGGTGCGCTACCGCAACCGCTACGGCCGCGAGCGCGCCTACACCACCCCCTCCTTCGAGGGCGCGGTGCAGTTCGTCAAGCGGCGGCACTCCGAGGCCGAGAGCGACTCCAGCCGGGAGCGCTTCGAGGGGTACATGCGCGAGGTGCCCTGTCCGACCTGTGAGGGCACCCGGCTCAAGCCGATCGTCCTCGCGGTGACGGTGATGGAGAAGTCCATCGCCGAGGTCGCCGCGATGTCGATCAGCGACTGCGCGGAGTTCCTGTCCCGGCTCAAGCTCGACGCCCGGGACAAGAAGATCGCCGAGCGGGTCCTCAAGGAGGTCAACGAGCGCCTGAGGTTCCTCGTCGACGTCGGCCTCGACTACCTCTCGCTCAACCGAGCGGCCGGCACCCTCTCCGGCGGTGAGGCCCAGCGCATCCGGCTCGCCACCCAGATCGGCTCCGGCCTGGTCGGCGTCCTGTACGTCCTGGACGAGCCGTCCATCGGTCTGCACCAGCGCGACAACCACCGGCTGATCGAGACCCTCGTCAGGCTGCGCGACATGGGCAACACGCTCATCGTCGTCGAGCACGACGAGGACACCATCAAGGTCGCCGACTGGGTCGTGGACATCGGCCCCGGCGCGGGGGAGCACGGCGGCAAGGTGGTCCACTCCGGATCGCTGAAGGAACTGCTGGCCAACAAGGACTCGATCACCGGCCAGTACCTGGCGGGCAAGCGGGCGATCGGTGTCCCCGACGTCCGGCGCCCCGTCGACCCGAGCCGCCGGCTCACCGTGCACGGTGCCCGGGAGAACAACCTCCAGGACATCGACGTCTCCTTCCCGCTCGGCGTCCTGACGGCCGTCACGGGGGTGTCGGGTTCCGGCAAGTCGACCCTGGTCAACGACATCCTCTACACCCACCTCGCCCGGGAGCTCAACGGCGCCAAGTCGGTGCCCGGCCGGCACACCCGGGTGGACGGGGACGACCTCGTCGACAAGGTGGTGCACGTCGACCAGTCGCCCATCGGCCGGACCCCCCGGTCCAACCCGGCGACCTACACCGGCGTCTTCGACCACGTCCGCAAGCTCTTCGCGGAGACGATGGAGGCGAAGGTGCGCGGCTACCTGCCGGGCCGCTTCTCCTTCAACGTCAAGGGCGGCCGCTGCGAGAACTGCTCCGGCGACGGCACCATCAAGATCGAGATGAACTTCCTGCCCGACGTGTACGTGCCGTGCGAGGTCTGCCACGGCGCCCGGTACAACCGGGAGACCCTGGAGGTCCACTACAAGGGCAAGTCCATCGCCGAGGTGCTGGACATGCCGATCGAGGAGGGCCTGGAGTTCTTCGAGGCCGTCCCGACCATCGCCCGGCATCTGCGCACCCTCCACGAGGTGGGCCTCGGATACGTCCGCCTCGGCCAGTCCGCGCCGACCCTCTCCGGCGGTGAGGCGCAGCGCGTGAAGCTGGCGAGCGAGCTCCAGAAGCGCTCCACCGGCCGCACGGTCTACGTCCTGGACGAGCCGACCACCGGCCTGCACTTCGAGGACATCAGCAAGCTGATCAAGGTCCTCTCGGGCCTGGTCGACAAGGGCAACTCCGTCGTCGTCATCGAGCACAACCTCGATGTGATCAAGACGGCGGACTGGGTCATCGACATGGGTCCCGAGGGAGGCAACGGCGGCGGTCTGGTCGTCGCCGAGGGCACCCCGGAGGAGGTGGCGGCCGTACCCGCCAGCCACACCGGGAAGTTCCTCCAGGACGTCCTGGACACCGACCGGGTCAACGAGGCGGCGGCAGCCGTACCCGCCGCGCGCAAGCCGGTGCGCAAGGGTGCGGCGAAGGCGGTGGCCGCCAAGGCCGGCTCCACCCGGCGGACCGCCACCGCGACCGCCTCGGCGAAGCAGCCCGCCGCGAAGAAGCCGGCGGCCAGGAAGGCGACCGGCGCCCGCAAGGCCTGA